A genomic stretch from Mycobacterium cookii includes:
- a CDS encoding CaiB/BaiF CoA transferase family protein: protein MPETRGPLTGVTVVALEQAVAAPICTRVLADFGARVIKVENPKGGDFARHYDDVVNGLAAHFVWANRGKESVTLDLKTEAGLDILHQLLDRADVLVSNLAPGAVARLGVGAADLEQRHPNVIAVEIDGYGPGGPLSHKRAYDLLAQAESGACAVTGHPGAPAKPGPPVADISTGLYSALSIVALLYSRDAQSSPGRHGNTVALSLLDTMTELMGYPLTYTQHSGIDQQPLGMSSPAVAPYGAYRTGDGQTVVLGTTNDAEWQRLSRQIIHRDDLADDPRFANNSSRCAHRAELDEAIGAWCAQHDLDHVQKTADAAGIGNARYNLPSEVLVHPQLTARDRWREVDTPAGPIQALLPPPVISGFTPAMGAVPGLGQHTDAVLAELGVAAGEIDRLRVLGAVGPAYSP, encoded by the coding sequence ATGCCGGAAACCCGAGGGCCGCTGACGGGCGTCACCGTGGTGGCCTTGGAGCAGGCGGTCGCCGCGCCGATCTGCACACGGGTGCTCGCCGATTTCGGTGCTCGTGTGATCAAGGTGGAAAACCCCAAGGGCGGCGACTTCGCCCGGCATTACGACGACGTCGTCAATGGCCTTGCCGCGCACTTCGTTTGGGCCAATCGCGGTAAGGAATCGGTGACCCTCGACCTGAAGACCGAGGCGGGACTCGACATTCTGCACCAGCTTCTCGACCGGGCCGACGTGTTGGTGTCCAATCTCGCGCCCGGCGCGGTCGCCCGGCTCGGCGTCGGCGCAGCCGATCTGGAGCAGCGCCATCCGAACGTGATCGCGGTCGAAATCGACGGCTATGGCCCGGGCGGACCGCTGTCCCACAAGCGCGCCTACGACCTGCTCGCGCAGGCGGAGTCCGGTGCCTGCGCGGTCACCGGTCATCCCGGCGCGCCGGCCAAACCCGGACCGCCGGTGGCAGACATCAGCACCGGGCTGTATTCGGCGCTCTCGATCGTCGCTCTGCTGTACTCCCGCGACGCCCAATCGTCTCCCGGCCGGCACGGCAACACGGTCGCGCTCAGCCTGCTCGACACCATGACCGAGCTGATGGGGTATCCGCTGACCTACACCCAGCACTCCGGGATCGACCAGCAGCCGTTGGGAATGAGCTCGCCCGCGGTCGCGCCCTACGGCGCCTATCGCACCGGCGATGGTCAGACCGTCGTCCTCGGCACCACGAACGATGCCGAGTGGCAACGACTGTCGCGTCAGATCATTCATCGCGACGACCTGGCCGACGACCCCCGGTTCGCCAACAACTCGTCACGGTGTGCGCACCGCGCCGAGCTGGACGAGGCCATCGGTGCCTGGTGCGCACAGCACGACCTGGACCACGTGCAGAAAACGGCGGACGCCGCCGGCATCGGGAACGCGCGATACAACCTGCCCAGCGAGGTGCTGGTGCACCCTCAGCTGACCGCCCGGGACCGCTGGCGAGAAGTCGACACGCCCGCCGGCCCGATCCAGGCGCTGCTTCCCCCGCCGGTCATCTCCGGCTTCACGCCGGCGATGGGCGCGGTGCCCGGGCTGGGGCAGCACACCGACGCTGTGCTGGCCGAACTCGGTGTCGCCGCAGGCGAGATCGACCGACTGCGGGTACTGGGCGCAGTAGGACCGGCCTACTCACCATGA
- a CDS encoding SDR family NAD(P)-dependent oxidoreductase, which yields MARSLFDLTGRSALVTGSGTGIGAAVAGALAAAGAAVLVSDVDADAASAVAQRICADGGKAESTALDVRDRAAAEAAAEHAAGLSDGVLHVLVNNAGVTAPGMFADLTDESFHRVLDIHLMGAVHCAQAALKFLPTDGRGRIINVVSSAGITGTLGQVNYSAAKASIIGFTKSLAREMARNNILVNALAPLAATKMTETIRTNEKFAENMMNRIPLKRWAEPAEVAGAFVFLASDAASYITGQVLPVDGGMVM from the coding sequence ATGGCGCGGTCGCTGTTCGACCTGACTGGTCGCTCGGCGCTGGTCACCGGGTCGGGCACCGGAATCGGCGCTGCTGTTGCCGGAGCGTTGGCCGCAGCCGGGGCGGCGGTTCTGGTCAGCGATGTGGACGCCGACGCGGCTTCGGCTGTCGCCCAACGTATCTGCGCAGACGGCGGGAAGGCGGAAAGCACCGCGCTTGACGTCCGGGACCGCGCGGCGGCTGAGGCGGCGGCCGAACACGCGGCCGGACTCTCCGACGGCGTGCTGCACGTTCTGGTCAACAACGCCGGCGTGACGGCGCCGGGAATGTTCGCCGACCTCACCGACGAGAGCTTTCATCGGGTGCTGGACATCCATCTGATGGGCGCCGTGCACTGCGCGCAGGCCGCGCTGAAGTTTCTGCCCACCGACGGCAGGGGCCGCATCATCAACGTGGTGTCGTCGGCTGGGATCACCGGCACACTGGGCCAGGTGAACTACTCGGCCGCCAAGGCCAGCATCATCGGGTTCACCAAGTCGCTGGCCCGCGAGATGGCGCGCAACAACATCCTCGTCAACGCGCTCGCGCCACTTGCCGCTACCAAGATGACCGAGACCATTCGGACCAACGAGAAATTCGCGGAGAACATGATGAACCGAATTCCGTTGAAGCGCTGGGCCGAACCCGCAGAGGTTGCCGGTGCATTCGTCTTCCTGGCCTCCGATGCCGCCTCCTACATCACCGGTCAGGTGTTGCCGGTGGATGGCGGCATGGTGATGTGA
- a CDS encoding acyl-CoA dehydrogenase family protein, giving the protein MNFELTDDQELIRKSVAELASKFDDQYWMEKDLAHEFPQEFYDAIAKGGWLGMTIPEEYGGHGLGITEATLLLEEVSRSGAAMNGASAIHLTIFGMQPVVKHGSDELKARTLPRIVNGDLHVCFGVTEPGAGLDTSRITTFAKREGDTYRINGRKVWISKALESEKILLLTRTTPFDQVTKKTDGMTLFLTDLDRDHVDIRPIKKMGRNAVSSNEVFIDDLIVPVEDRVGEEGKGFKYILDGLNPERMLIAAEALGIGRVALDKAVKYGNERVVFNRPIGMNQGLQFPLADSLARLDAAELILRKATWLYDNGKPCGREANTAKYLCADAGFAAADRALQLHGGMGYSEEYHVSRYFRESRLMKIAPVSQEMILNFLGEHVLGLPRSY; this is encoded by the coding sequence ATGAACTTCGAGCTGACCGATGACCAGGAGCTGATCCGCAAGTCGGTCGCCGAGCTGGCGTCGAAGTTCGACGACCAGTACTGGATGGAAAAAGACCTGGCGCACGAGTTCCCGCAGGAGTTCTACGACGCGATCGCCAAGGGCGGCTGGCTCGGTATGACGATCCCCGAGGAGTACGGGGGCCACGGACTCGGCATCACCGAGGCGACGCTGCTGCTCGAGGAGGTGTCGCGCTCGGGTGCGGCCATGAACGGCGCCAGCGCGATTCACCTGACCATTTTCGGCATGCAGCCGGTCGTCAAGCACGGCTCTGATGAGTTGAAGGCCAGGACGCTCCCGCGGATCGTCAACGGCGATCTGCACGTGTGCTTCGGCGTCACCGAACCCGGTGCGGGCCTTGATACATCGCGTATCACGACGTTCGCCAAGCGCGAAGGCGACACGTACCGGATCAACGGGCGCAAGGTCTGGATCTCCAAGGCGCTGGAATCCGAGAAGATTCTGCTGCTGACTCGTACCACGCCGTTCGATCAGGTCACGAAGAAGACCGACGGGATGACGCTGTTCCTCACTGACCTCGATCGCGACCACGTCGACATCCGGCCGATCAAGAAGATGGGCCGCAATGCCGTCAGCTCCAACGAGGTCTTCATCGACGATCTGATCGTCCCGGTCGAGGACCGCGTCGGCGAAGAGGGGAAAGGCTTCAAGTACATCCTCGACGGTCTCAACCCGGAGCGGATGCTGATCGCCGCCGAAGCGCTCGGCATCGGACGTGTCGCGTTGGACAAGGCCGTGAAGTACGGCAATGAGCGAGTCGTGTTCAACCGCCCGATCGGTATGAACCAGGGCCTGCAGTTCCCGCTGGCCGACTCGCTGGCCCGTCTCGACGCCGCGGAACTCATTCTGCGCAAGGCGACCTGGCTGTACGACAATGGGAAACCCTGTGGGCGCGAAGCGAATACCGCGAAGTACCTGTGCGCGGACGCCGGATTCGCAGCGGCCGATCGGGCGCTGCAACTGCACGGCGGGATGGGCTACTCCGAGGAGTACCACGTGTCGCGCTACTTCCGCGAGTCCCGCCTGATGAAGATCGCGCCGGTCAGCCAGGAGATGATTCTCAACTTCCTTGGCGAGCACGTGCTCGGCTTGCCGAGGAGCTACTGA
- a CDS encoding amidohydrolase family protein — MNKEDMILISVDDHTVEPPDMFKNHLPKKYADDAPRLVHNEDGSDTWQFRDTVIPNVALNAVAGRPKEEYGLEPQGLDEIRPGCYNVDERVKDMNAGGILASICFPSFPGFAARLFATEDHDFSIALVQAYNDWHIEEWCGAYPARFIPMAIPVIWDAEECAKEVRRVAKKGVHALTFTENPAAMGYPSFHNDYWKPLWEALCDTDTVMNVHIGSSGRLAITAPDAPMDVMITLQPMNIVQAAADLLWSKPIKEYPDLKVALSEGGTGWIPYFLERADRTYEMHSTWTHQDFKGKLPSEVFREHFLTCFISDKVGVALRNEIGIDNICWEADYPHSDSMWPGAPEELWDVLSRNNVPDDEIKKMSYQNAMRWYSFDPFSHITEAQATVGALRKAAEGHDVSIRALSKHEHGGASFADFAASAKELTGNKD; from the coding sequence GTGAATAAAGAAGACATGATTTTGATCAGTGTCGACGACCACACCGTCGAGCCGCCGGACATGTTCAAGAACCACCTGCCGAAGAAGTACGCCGACGATGCGCCGCGCCTGGTGCACAACGAAGACGGCTCCGACACCTGGCAGTTCCGCGACACCGTGATCCCCAACGTCGCGCTTAACGCGGTCGCCGGCCGGCCCAAGGAGGAGTACGGGCTGGAGCCGCAGGGCCTCGATGAGATCCGCCCGGGTTGCTACAACGTCGACGAGCGAGTCAAGGACATGAACGCCGGCGGCATCCTGGCCTCGATCTGCTTTCCGTCGTTTCCCGGTTTCGCCGCGCGGTTGTTCGCCACCGAAGACCACGACTTCTCCATCGCGCTGGTGCAGGCATACAACGACTGGCACATCGAGGAATGGTGCGGCGCGTACCCGGCCCGCTTCATCCCGATGGCGATACCGGTGATCTGGGATGCCGAGGAGTGCGCCAAAGAGGTGCGACGGGTTGCGAAGAAGGGCGTGCACGCGCTGACCTTCACCGAGAATCCCGCCGCGATGGGCTACCCGAGCTTCCATAACGATTACTGGAAACCGTTGTGGGAAGCGTTGTGCGACACCGACACCGTGATGAATGTGCACATCGGATCGTCGGGCCGGCTGGCGATCACCGCGCCGGATGCGCCGATGGACGTGATGATCACGCTGCAGCCGATGAACATCGTGCAAGCCGCCGCAGACCTGTTGTGGTCCAAGCCGATCAAGGAATATCCGGACTTGAAGGTCGCCCTGTCCGAGGGCGGCACCGGCTGGATCCCTTACTTCCTGGAGCGGGCCGACCGGACCTACGAGATGCACTCGACGTGGACGCACCAGGACTTCAAAGGCAAGTTGCCCAGCGAGGTGTTCCGCGAGCACTTCCTGACCTGCTTCATCAGCGACAAGGTCGGAGTCGCACTGCGCAACGAGATCGGCATCGACAACATCTGCTGGGAGGCCGACTACCCGCACAGCGATTCGATGTGGCCGGGTGCCCCCGAGGAGCTGTGGGACGTGTTGTCGCGGAACAATGTTCCGGACGACGAGATCAAGAAGATGTCGTATCAGAACGCGATGCGCTGGTACTCCTTCGATCCGTTCAGCCACATCACTGAAGCTCAGGCCACGGTTGGTGCGTTGCGCAAAGCCGCTGAGGGACACGATGTCTCGATCCGGGCGCTGTCGAAACACGAGCACGGTGGCGCCAGCTTTGCCGACTTCGCGGCCAGCGCCAAGGAACTCACCGGAAACAAGGACTGA
- a CDS encoding carboxymuconolactone decarboxylase family protein: protein MRLPPLPADEWDDAARHAVSGMLPEERRNPDDAGTLLSTMVRHPKLTRAYLRFSTYLLYGSTLPARIREQVVLRVAHRRGCSYEWTHHVEMAHEVGLSDADIEAVRSGNADNDFDRALLCAVDELDEKSNMSDQTWAALSAQLDERQRMDLVFTVGNYVALAMALNTFGVEVEGDHGDETPER, encoded by the coding sequence ATGCGTCTGCCCCCGTTGCCGGCGGATGAGTGGGACGACGCTGCCCGGCACGCGGTGTCAGGCATGCTGCCCGAGGAGCGGCGCAATCCGGACGATGCGGGCACCCTGCTGTCCACCATGGTGCGCCACCCGAAGCTCACCCGGGCGTATCTGCGCTTCAGCACCTACCTGCTCTACGGGTCGACGCTGCCGGCCCGCATCCGCGAGCAGGTCGTCCTGCGCGTTGCGCATCGTCGCGGCTGCAGCTACGAGTGGACGCACCACGTGGAGATGGCCCACGAAGTGGGTTTGTCGGACGCCGACATCGAGGCCGTGCGATCCGGCAACGCGGACAACGACTTCGACCGCGCGTTGTTGTGCGCGGTCGACGAGCTCGACGAAAAGTCGAACATGTCCGACCAGACGTGGGCCGCGCTCAGCGCACAACTCGACGAGCGGCAGCGGATGGACCTGGTCTTCACCGTCGGTAACTACGTCGCACTTGCAATGGCACTGAACACGTTTGGCGTCGAGGTCGAAGGAGACCACGGCGACGAGACACCAGAGAGGTAA